The following proteins are co-located in the Solanum pennellii chromosome 8, SPENNV200 genome:
- the LOC107027452 gene encoding uncharacterized protein LOC107027452 produces the protein MNHKEVIEDQVYKNKRTLKAVMMKYGIDNRFQWKTKRSSIVSYTLVCVSENCGWIMKASNINKSGMFRIRKFVDEHTCSLKDKVYSQRQATSSLVGGLIKPKLVDHKRKLTPKDIQVDVRLELGVDVSYFVAWNSREKAINTLRGTPSDSYSKLPNYLYILDTTYPGSHIRLKKTEENEFLYVFIALFPFIKGFESCKPIVVVDGSHLRGTYNGTFVSASTLDGTVNY, from the exons ATGAATCATAAAGAAGTCATTGAGGATCAAGTTTATAAGAATAAACGTACTTTGAAAGCTGTGATGATGAAATATGGCATTGATAATAGATTTCAGTGGAAGACAAAAAGATCAAGTATAGTaag TTATACACTTGTTTGTGTATCTGAAAATTGTGGATGGATAATGAAGGCTTCCAACATCAATAAATCGGGAATGTTTAGAATTAGAAAGTTTGTAGATGAGCATACATGCTCATTAAAAGATAAGGTGTATAGTCAGAGACAAGCAACAAGCAGTCTTGTTGGAGGTCTAATAAAGCCCAAGCTAGTTGATCATAAAAGAAAGTTGACACCGAAAGACATACAAGTTGATGTTAGACTCGAACTTGGTGTAGACGTATCTTACTTTGTGGCATGGAATTCTAGGGAAAAGGCAATAAATACATTAAGGGGGACACCATCTGATTCATATAGTAAATTACCcaattatttatacatattggaCACCACTTATCCTGGATCGCATATAAGATTGAAGAAGACGGAAGAAAATGAATTTCTATATGTCTTTATAGCTTTGTTTCCTTTCATAAAAGGTTTTGAAAGTTGTAAGCCAATAGTTGTAGTAGACGGTAGCCATCTCAGGGGGACTTATAATGGCACATTTGTGTCTGCAAGCACATTGGATGGAACAGTTAACtattag
- the LOC107027333 gene encoding E3 ubiquitin-protein ligase CCNB1IP1 homolog isoform X1 — MRCNACWRELEGQAITTTCGHIFCQNDASKILSSDAACPICDQVLSKSLMKPVDVNPSDEWINMVMAGITPQILMKSAYRSVMFHIGQKELEMQFKMNKVVAQCRQKCEMMQEKFSQKLEQVHTAYQKVAKKCQMLEQEIETLSKDKQELQEKFAEKSRQKRKLDEMYDQLRNEYDSVKRTAIQPSNFFSRAEPDLFSNPANMMDNRDTMRKDWSVLTPETPGPREDLWPPTRQNGSNSGPFDVSNGSPVRQSAVPVDAGNRRAGAHPMLGVATGASNPSMTLRNLILSPIKRPQLSRNRPQMFTF, encoded by the exons ATGAGATGCAATGCTTGCTGGCGAGAACTGGAAGGACAGGCCATCACTACCACATGTGGCCACATCTTCT GTCAGAACGATGCCAGTAAGATTCTCAGCAGTGATGCTGCTTGTCCTATTTGTGATCAAGTTCTCTCTAAAAG TCTCATGAAACCTGTGGACGTCAATCCAAGTGATGAATGGATAAAT ATGGTCATGGCTGGAATTACACCCCAGATAT TAATGAAGAGTGCCTACCGAAGTGTGATGTTCCACATTGGGCAAAAGGAATTGGAGATGCAGTTCAAGATGAACAAGGTAGTTGCTCAATGCCGTCAGAAATGTGAGATGATGCAGGAAAAATTCTCTCAAAAGTTGGAGCAAGTGCATACTGCATACCAGAAGGTGGCTAAAAAGTGCCAAATGTTGGAACAAGAGATTGAGACCTTATCTAAAGACAAGCAGGAACTCCAAGAAAAATTTGCCGAGAAATCCAG GCAAAaaagaaaacttgatgaaatgtATGATCAGTTGAGAAATGAATATGATTCAGTAAAGCGCACAGCCATTCAGCCAAGTAATTTCTTTTCAAGAGCAGAGCCTGATTTGTTTTCAAATCCTGCTAATATGATGGACAACAGAGATACCATGAGAAAAG ATTGGTCGGTTCTCACTCCTGAAACTCCAGGACCAAGAGAAGACTTATGGCCTCCAACAAGACAGAATGGTTCCAACTCTGGCCCTTTTGATGTCTCGAATGGCTCCCCTGTTAGACAGTCAGCAGTACCAGTGGATGCTGGAAACAGAAGAGCAGGTGCACATCCTATGCTTGGCGTTGCAACTGGCGCAAGCAATCCCTCAATGACCCTTAGGAATCTCATCCTATCACCAATTAAGAGACCTCAACTCTCCCGCAACAGACCGCAGATGTTCAC GTTTTAA
- the LOC107027333 gene encoding E3 ubiquitin-protein ligase CCNB1IP1 homolog isoform X4 — MRCNACWRELEGQAITTTCGHIFCQNDASKILSSDAACPICDQVLSKSLMKPVDVNPSDEWINMVMAGITPQILMKSAYRSVMFHIGQKELEMQFKMNKVVAQCRQKCEMMQEKFSQKLEQVHTAYQKVAKKCQMLEQEIETLSKDKQELQEKFAEKSRQKRKLDEMYDQLRNEYDSVKRTAIQPSNFFSRAEPDLFSNPANMMDNRDTMRKGPREDLWPPTRQNGSNSGPFDVSNGSPVRQSAVPVDAGNRRAGAHPMLGVATGASNPSMTLRNLILSPIKRPQLSRNRPQMFT, encoded by the exons ATGAGATGCAATGCTTGCTGGCGAGAACTGGAAGGACAGGCCATCACTACCACATGTGGCCACATCTTCT GTCAGAACGATGCCAGTAAGATTCTCAGCAGTGATGCTGCTTGTCCTATTTGTGATCAAGTTCTCTCTAAAAG TCTCATGAAACCTGTGGACGTCAATCCAAGTGATGAATGGATAAAT ATGGTCATGGCTGGAATTACACCCCAGATAT TAATGAAGAGTGCCTACCGAAGTGTGATGTTCCACATTGGGCAAAAGGAATTGGAGATGCAGTTCAAGATGAACAAGGTAGTTGCTCAATGCCGTCAGAAATGTGAGATGATGCAGGAAAAATTCTCTCAAAAGTTGGAGCAAGTGCATACTGCATACCAGAAGGTGGCTAAAAAGTGCCAAATGTTGGAACAAGAGATTGAGACCTTATCTAAAGACAAGCAGGAACTCCAAGAAAAATTTGCCGAGAAATCCAG GCAAAaaagaaaacttgatgaaatgtATGATCAGTTGAGAAATGAATATGATTCAGTAAAGCGCACAGCCATTCAGCCAAGTAATTTCTTTTCAAGAGCAGAGCCTGATTTGTTTTCAAATCCTGCTAATATGATGGACAACAGAGATACCATGAGAAAAG GACCAAGAGAAGACTTATGGCCTCCAACAAGACAGAATGGTTCCAACTCTGGCCCTTTTGATGTCTCGAATGGCTCCCCTGTTAGACAGTCAGCAGTACCAGTGGATGCTGGAAACAGAAGAGCAGGTGCACATCCTATGCTTGGCGTTGCAACTGGCGCAAGCAATCCCTCAATGACCCTTAGGAATCTCATCCTATCACCAATTAAGAGACCTCAACTCTCCCGCAACAGACCGCAGATGTTCACGTAA
- the LOC107027333 gene encoding E3 ubiquitin-protein ligase CCNB1IP1 homolog isoform X3 yields MRCNACWRELEGQAITTTCGHIFCQNDASKILSSDAACPICDQVLSKSLMKPVDVNPSDEWINMVMAGITPQILMKSAYRSVMFHIGQKELEMQFKMNKVVAQCRQKCEMMQEKFSQKLEQVHTAYQKVAKKCQMLEQEIETLSKDKQELQEKFAEKSRQKRKLDEMYDQLRNEYDSVKRTAIQPSNFFSRAEPDLFSNPANMMDNRDTMRKGPREDLWPPTRQNGSNSGPFDVSNGSPVRQSAVPVDAGNRRAGAHPMLGVATGASNPSMTLRNLILSPIKRPQLSRNRPQMFTF; encoded by the exons ATGAGATGCAATGCTTGCTGGCGAGAACTGGAAGGACAGGCCATCACTACCACATGTGGCCACATCTTCT GTCAGAACGATGCCAGTAAGATTCTCAGCAGTGATGCTGCTTGTCCTATTTGTGATCAAGTTCTCTCTAAAAG TCTCATGAAACCTGTGGACGTCAATCCAAGTGATGAATGGATAAAT ATGGTCATGGCTGGAATTACACCCCAGATAT TAATGAAGAGTGCCTACCGAAGTGTGATGTTCCACATTGGGCAAAAGGAATTGGAGATGCAGTTCAAGATGAACAAGGTAGTTGCTCAATGCCGTCAGAAATGTGAGATGATGCAGGAAAAATTCTCTCAAAAGTTGGAGCAAGTGCATACTGCATACCAGAAGGTGGCTAAAAAGTGCCAAATGTTGGAACAAGAGATTGAGACCTTATCTAAAGACAAGCAGGAACTCCAAGAAAAATTTGCCGAGAAATCCAG GCAAAaaagaaaacttgatgaaatgtATGATCAGTTGAGAAATGAATATGATTCAGTAAAGCGCACAGCCATTCAGCCAAGTAATTTCTTTTCAAGAGCAGAGCCTGATTTGTTTTCAAATCCTGCTAATATGATGGACAACAGAGATACCATGAGAAAAG GACCAAGAGAAGACTTATGGCCTCCAACAAGACAGAATGGTTCCAACTCTGGCCCTTTTGATGTCTCGAATGGCTCCCCTGTTAGACAGTCAGCAGTACCAGTGGATGCTGGAAACAGAAGAGCAGGTGCACATCCTATGCTTGGCGTTGCAACTGGCGCAAGCAATCCCTCAATGACCCTTAGGAATCTCATCCTATCACCAATTAAGAGACCTCAACTCTCCCGCAACAGACCGCAGATGTTCAC GTTTTAA
- the LOC107027333 gene encoding E3 ubiquitin-protein ligase CCNB1IP1 homolog isoform X2 yields MRCNACWRELEGQAITTTCGHIFCQNDASKILSSDAACPICDQVLSKSLMKPVDVNPSDEWINMVMAGITPQILMKSAYRSVMFHIGQKELEMQFKMNKVVAQCRQKCEMMQEKFSQKLEQVHTAYQKVAKKCQMLEQEIETLSKDKQELQEKFAEKSRQKRKLDEMYDQLRNEYDSVKRTAIQPSNFFSRAEPDLFSNPANMMDNRDTMRKDWSVLTPETPGPREDLWPPTRQNGSNSGPFDVSNGSPVRQSAVPVDAGNRRAGAHPMLGVATGASNPSMTLRNLILSPIKRPQLSRNRPQMFT; encoded by the exons ATGAGATGCAATGCTTGCTGGCGAGAACTGGAAGGACAGGCCATCACTACCACATGTGGCCACATCTTCT GTCAGAACGATGCCAGTAAGATTCTCAGCAGTGATGCTGCTTGTCCTATTTGTGATCAAGTTCTCTCTAAAAG TCTCATGAAACCTGTGGACGTCAATCCAAGTGATGAATGGATAAAT ATGGTCATGGCTGGAATTACACCCCAGATAT TAATGAAGAGTGCCTACCGAAGTGTGATGTTCCACATTGGGCAAAAGGAATTGGAGATGCAGTTCAAGATGAACAAGGTAGTTGCTCAATGCCGTCAGAAATGTGAGATGATGCAGGAAAAATTCTCTCAAAAGTTGGAGCAAGTGCATACTGCATACCAGAAGGTGGCTAAAAAGTGCCAAATGTTGGAACAAGAGATTGAGACCTTATCTAAAGACAAGCAGGAACTCCAAGAAAAATTTGCCGAGAAATCCAG GCAAAaaagaaaacttgatgaaatgtATGATCAGTTGAGAAATGAATATGATTCAGTAAAGCGCACAGCCATTCAGCCAAGTAATTTCTTTTCAAGAGCAGAGCCTGATTTGTTTTCAAATCCTGCTAATATGATGGACAACAGAGATACCATGAGAAAAG ATTGGTCGGTTCTCACTCCTGAAACTCCAGGACCAAGAGAAGACTTATGGCCTCCAACAAGACAGAATGGTTCCAACTCTGGCCCTTTTGATGTCTCGAATGGCTCCCCTGTTAGACAGTCAGCAGTACCAGTGGATGCTGGAAACAGAAGAGCAGGTGCACATCCTATGCTTGGCGTTGCAACTGGCGCAAGCAATCCCTCAATGACCCTTAGGAATCTCATCCTATCACCAATTAAGAGACCTCAACTCTCCCGCAACAGACCGCAGATGTTCACGTAA
- the LOC107027333 gene encoding E3 ubiquitin-protein ligase CCNB1IP1 homolog isoform X5 codes for MQMVMAGITPQILMKSAYRSVMFHIGQKELEMQFKMNKVVAQCRQKCEMMQEKFSQKLEQVHTAYQKVAKKCQMLEQEIETLSKDKQELQEKFAEKSRQKRKLDEMYDQLRNEYDSVKRTAIQPSNFFSRAEPDLFSNPANMMDNRDTMRKDWSVLTPETPGPREDLWPPTRQNGSNSGPFDVSNGSPVRQSAVPVDAGNRRAGAHPMLGVATGASNPSMTLRNLILSPIKRPQLSRNRPQMFTF; via the exons ATGCAGATGGTCATGGCTGGAATTACACCCCAGATAT TAATGAAGAGTGCCTACCGAAGTGTGATGTTCCACATTGGGCAAAAGGAATTGGAGATGCAGTTCAAGATGAACAAGGTAGTTGCTCAATGCCGTCAGAAATGTGAGATGATGCAGGAAAAATTCTCTCAAAAGTTGGAGCAAGTGCATACTGCATACCAGAAGGTGGCTAAAAAGTGCCAAATGTTGGAACAAGAGATTGAGACCTTATCTAAAGACAAGCAGGAACTCCAAGAAAAATTTGCCGAGAAATCCAG GCAAAaaagaaaacttgatgaaatgtATGATCAGTTGAGAAATGAATATGATTCAGTAAAGCGCACAGCCATTCAGCCAAGTAATTTCTTTTCAAGAGCAGAGCCTGATTTGTTTTCAAATCCTGCTAATATGATGGACAACAGAGATACCATGAGAAAAG ATTGGTCGGTTCTCACTCCTGAAACTCCAGGACCAAGAGAAGACTTATGGCCTCCAACAAGACAGAATGGTTCCAACTCTGGCCCTTTTGATGTCTCGAATGGCTCCCCTGTTAGACAGTCAGCAGTACCAGTGGATGCTGGAAACAGAAGAGCAGGTGCACATCCTATGCTTGGCGTTGCAACTGGCGCAAGCAATCCCTCAATGACCCTTAGGAATCTCATCCTATCACCAATTAAGAGACCTCAACTCTCCCGCAACAGACCGCAGATGTTCAC GTTTTAA